From Plasmodium yoelii strain 17X genome assembly, chromosome: 7, one genomic window encodes:
- a CDS encoding PIR protein, with protein sequence MEDDICGNFVVLRMYLPDKLGESAKIDFKKSSSLKKYCPNGNCDTNLDKIKAGFLWLFEKNCSKYEITDEDGQGGTHENTCYNEKNINAIFLYIISWLSYKLNQSSEHNFTKIKDFYNAYVNDNTEYNDLITNAQKCTNLKEIIDQKSDLLDINIKDMSDFYDAFKSLCNMYNSVATSKHDTLLDNAINFFNEYTEINDYYNIENSPYSQILSFLSTDYNTFTTKNASKIDNSKKFPILPTEKATKSLIRHSSIQISVIPMTFIFVALLIYLGIMYKASKTQFKNQKNKKENNSLIYDSKSSDYFRNSNND encoded by the exons ATGGAAGACGATAta TGTGGAAACTTTGTTGTTTTGAGGATGTATTTACCCGATAAATTAGGCGAAAGCGCAAAAattgattttaaaaaaagtagTAGTCTCAAAAAATACTGCCCTAATGGAAACTGCGATACTAatctcgataaaattaaagctggatttttatggttatttgaaaaaaattgttcTAAATACGAAATTACAGATGAAGATGGACAGGGAGGTACACACGAAAATACAtgttataatgaaaaaaatattaatgcaatttttctatatattatttcatgGTTAAGTTACAAATTAAATCAAAGCTCAGAGCACAATTTCACCAAAATAAAGGATTTTTATAATGCATATGTAAATGATAACACAGAGTATAACGATCTTATAACTAATGCCCAAAAGTGTACAAATCTTAAGGAAATCATAGATCAAAAAAGTGATTTGTtggatattaatattaaagatatgtctgatttttatgatgcattcaaatcattatgtaacatgtataATAGTGTTGCAACGAGTAAACATGACACACTGTTAGATAAtgctattaatttttttaacgaATATACAGAGATCAacgattattataatattgaaaaCAGCCCATATAGTCAAATATTGTCTTTtttatcaactgattatAATACTTTTACAACTAAAAATGCTAGCAAGATTGATAATTCTAAAAAATTCCCAATTCTTCCAACAGAAAAAGCAACAAAATCACTTATACGACATTCATCTATACAAATTTCAGTAATCCCAAtgacatttatttttgttgcattacttatatatttaggaattatgtataag GCTTCAAAAACTCAATTTaagaatcaaaaaaataaaaaggaaaataattcattaatatatgattcaaagagtagtgactatttcaggaatagtaataatgattga
- a CDS encoding PIR protein, producing MLTSRVCGEFESMWKFFSDDLSESGNYNFATGMLKSYCPKGKCDSYINKIDAGCLWLFNKLYGDNEKFMYDADGKTDIVVYIMIWLGYKLNKKLNTEFPNLNEFYNKHMKNTDEYNNHIDGVDSYSSYNDLINKKEELVNISNENMSKLYDLFKILCNMINNAGKKDNGETYLKHANEFVGEYQKLFNDNDNNVEGNSYNKILSILSNDYTSYGEQSIYSHIKKLHPKLITEKKTHVSEPGSNETQMDGLMSGTSTAISETKVSDSETDVLDSETTLSSSLTINKLISIPFVLVVTLILLGIAYKYSLFGFRKRSQKHLREKLKT from the exons ATGTTGACTAGTAGAGTG TGTGGAGAGTTTGAAAGTATGTGGAAGTTCTTTTCCGATGATTTAAGTGAATCtggaaattataattttgcaACTGGAATGCTCAAGAGTTACTGTCCTAAAGGAAAATGTGACAGCTATATcaataaaattgatgctggatgtttatggttatttaataaattgtatggggataatgaaaaatttatgtatGATGCAGATGGCAAGACTGATATTGTTGtatacattatgatatggttaggctataaattaaataaaaagttaAATACAGAATTTCCAAATCTAAATGAATTTTACAATAAACATATGAAGAATACCGATGAGTATAATAATCATATAGATGGTGTTGATAGTTATAGTAGTTATAATgatcttataaataaaaaagaagaattGGTAAATATTTCTAATGAAAATATGTCCAAACTTtatgatttatttaaaattttatgcaATATGATTAATAATGCTGGTAAAAAAGACAATGGTGaaacatatttaaaacatGCTAATGAATTTGTTGGTGAATATCAAAAGCTttttaatgataatgataataatgttgaaggaaattcatataataaaatattgtctatattatcaaatgattatactTCTTACGGAGAGCAAAGTATTTATagtcatataaaaaaattacatccCAAACTTATAacggaaaaaaaaacacatgtTTCTGAACCAGGTTCTAATGAAACACAAATGGATGGTCTCATGAGTGGAACATCAACAGCAATTTCTGAAACTAAAGTATCAGATTCTGAAACTGATGTATTAGATTCTGAAACGACACTATCAAGTTCATTGacaataaacaaattaatttcaATTCCATTTGTATTGGTTGtaacattaattttattaggaattgcatataag tattcgttattcggatttcggaaacgatctcaaaaacatttaagagaaaagctaaaaacatga